GAAACGTTTCCGCTGCCCATTTCGCGCGATAAGGATCGCCGGGTAATAGAACCGTTTCCGCAATCTCTCCGGGATTGGCGCCGATATGGATCGTCATTTCCGAAAAATCCGCTTAGATTTCGAGTTCGGAAATATCCGCGCCACCCTGAATGGCATCATGCACCCATTGCGGTTTGCGTCCGCGTCCCGACCAGGTCTGTTCCGGGTTTGCGGGATTGCGGTATTTCGCCTGGGCCTTTGTGCCTTTGGTCGACCGCCGGGCCTCGCCCGACAACTCAGACAGCGAAAAGCCGAATTCAGCAGCCGCCTTTTCCGCTGCCTTCAGCGCTTCCTGGCGTTCACGCTGTTCGGCCGCCTTGATGGCCCCGTCAACCTGGTCCCTCAGGCTGATCAGTTCCTTGCGCGACATTCCGCTAAGATCGATTCCCATTTTGTGCTCCTTACGAGTTCTATTGACCGCCAGAAAAACCCTAGCGGCAATCGCGCCACATTAAGCACATAGAAGGACGCGCTTCAGCATCATATTCGCGTTTCGGCGAAATTATTCCGCCGCTATTTCTGTGTCGCTGACTAGCGTCACAATATCGCCCATTATTCCATTCAATTCGAAATCCTTGGGGGTATAGACTTTAGCGACGCCCATTGCGCGCAGTTTTTGAGAATCTTCATCGGGAATAATGCCACCAACGATCACGGGAATATGCGCGAGCCCGGCCTTCTTCATCCGCTCCATCACCTCTTCGACCAGCGGCAGATGGCTGCCAGACAGGATCGACAGGCCGACAACATGGGCTTGCTGGTCCAGGGCCGAGGCGACCAGCTCCTCGGGGGTCAGGCGGATCCCGTCATAGCTGATATCCATGCCACAGTCGCGGGCGCGGAAAGCAATTTGCTCGGCGCCGTTGGAATGGCCGTCCAGACCGGGCTTGCCGACAAGGAATTTCAACCGCCGCCCCAGCTTGTCGCTGGCCGCGTCGACTGCGGCGCGCAGGTCTTCCAGGCCTTCGGTCTTGTTCGAAACCGATCCGGATACACCGGTGGGGCCGCGATAGGTGCCATAGGCCTTGCGCATCTCTTCGGCCCATTCGCCGGTGGTGACACCGGCCCGGGCCGCCGCGATCGAAGGTTCCATCACATTCGCTCCGGTCCGGGCGGCGGCGCGCAGCGCCTCCAGCGCCGCCGCCACCGCCGCATCGTCGCGATCGGCGCGCCAGCTCTCCAGCCGCGCGATCTGTTCCTGCTCAACCGCCGGATCGACGACCATGATGCCGCCATCCTCGGTCTGCAGGGGCGAGGGTTCGCCCTCGGTCCAGCGGTTGACGCCGACCACCACGGTCTCGTTACGCTCGATCCGGTTCAGCCGTTCGGCATTGGAATCCACCAGCCGCGATTTCATGTATTCGATCGAGGCTACGGCCCCGCCCATCGAGTCGAGATTGGCAAGCTCTGCCCGCGCGCCCGCCTTCAGCTCTTCGACCTTGGCGTCCACGACCGGGTTGCCATCGAAGAGGTCGCCAAACTCCAGCAGGTCGGTTTCATAGGCCAGGATTTGCTGCATCCGCATCGACCATTGCTGGTCCCAGGGGCGCGGCAGGCCCAGTGCCTCGTTCCAGGCGGGCAGCTGCACGGCGCGCGCGCGGGCCTTTTTCGACAGGGTCACGGCCAGCATCTCGATCAGGATGCGATAGACGTTGTTTTCCGGTTGCTGTTCGGTCAGACCCAGCGAGTTCACCTGCACCCCATAGCGAAAGCGGCGGAATTTCGGATCGCTGACGCCATAGCGGCTTTCCAGGATCTCGTCCCACAGATCGACAAAGGCGCGCATCTTGCACATCTCGGTGACAAAACGGATGCCCGCGTTCACAAAGAAAGAGATGCGCCCGCAGAGCGCAGGAAAATCCTCTGCCGGGACACGCGGTTTCAACTCGTCCAACACGGCGATGGCGGTGGCCAGCGCATAGGCCAGTTCCTGTTCCGGTGTCGCGCCCGCCTCTTGCAGGTGATAGGAACACACGTTCATCGGGTTCCATTTCGGCACGTTGGTATAGCAATACTCGGC
The window above is part of the Ruegeria pomeroyi DSS-3 genome. Proteins encoded here:
- a CDS encoding H-NS family nucleoid-associated regulatory protein translates to MGIDLSGMSRKELISLRDQVDGAIKAAEQRERQEALKAAEKAAAEFGFSLSELSGEARRSTKGTKAQAKYRNPANPEQTWSGRGRKPQWVHDAIQGGADISELEI
- a CDS encoding protein meaA; translated protein: MSQMQKDRQTANPDRKADRPWLIRTYAGHSTAKASNTLYRNNLSKGQTGLSVAFDLPTQTGYDSDHVLARGEVGKVGVPICHLGDMRVLFDQIPLEQMNTSMTINATAPWLLALYIAVAEEQGADVSKLQGTVQNDLIKEYLSRGTYVCPPKPSLKMIADVAEYCYTNVPKWNPMNVCSYHLQEAGATPEQELAYALATAIAVLDELKPRVPAEDFPALCGRISFFVNAGIRFVTEMCKMRAFVDLWDEILESRYGVSDPKFRRFRYGVQVNSLGLTEQQPENNVYRILIEMLAVTLSKKARARAVQLPAWNEALGLPRPWDQQWSMRMQQILAYETDLLEFGDLFDGNPVVDAKVEELKAGARAELANLDSMGGAVASIEYMKSRLVDSNAERLNRIERNETVVVGVNRWTEGEPSPLQTEDGGIMVVDPAVEQEQIARLESWRADRDDAAVAAALEALRAAARTGANVMEPSIAAARAGVTTGEWAEEMRKAYGTYRGPTGVSGSVSNKTEGLEDLRAAVDAASDKLGRRLKFLVGKPGLDGHSNGAEQIAFRARDCGMDISYDGIRLTPEELVASALDQQAHVVGLSILSGSHLPLVEEVMERMKKAGLAHIPVIVGGIIPDEDSQKLRAMGVAKVYTPKDFELNGIMGDIVTLVSDTEIAAE